The Humulus lupulus chromosome 3, drHumLupu1.1, whole genome shotgun sequence genome window below encodes:
- the LOC133822983 gene encoding uncharacterized protein LOC133822983 isoform X2 — MESGGKAREEEQDGMSVHSPCKAPPSSASSLPKEQSQVELELRLLEALEIYPPIKLQGMPRHFVLFGLMEFLRKSFNRQFSSDEVLQLLDRFYNLEVLKPDDEDVEVLNHEEDFSLPQNFFVKEET; from the exons ATGGAGAGTGGTGGCAAAGCAAGGGAAGAGGAACAAGACGGAATGTCCGTACACTCTCCTTGCAAGGCTCCCCCGTCCTCTGCTTCTTCTCTCCCAAAG GAGCAATCACAGGTTGAATTGGAGCTTAGACTGTTAGAAGCTCTCGAAATTTATCCTCCTATTAAGCTGCAAGGCAtgccc CGCCACTTTGTTCTTTTTGGTTTAATGGAGTTTTTGCGGAAAAG TTTTAACAGACAGTTTTCTTCTGATGAGGTTCTACAGTTGCTGGATCGTTTCTATAACTTGGAAGTGTTG AAACCAgatgatgaggatgttgaagTCTTGAATCACGAAGAAGATTTTAGCTTGCCTCAGAATTTCTTCGTTAAGGAAGAAACATAA
- the LOC133822983 gene encoding uncharacterized protein LOC133822983 isoform X4 — protein MESGGKAREEEQDGMSVHSPCKAPPSSASSLPKVELELRLLEALEIYPPIKLQGIHRHFVLFGLMEFLRKSFNRQFSSDEVLQLLDRFYNLEVLKPDDEDVEVLNHEEDFSLPQNFFVKEET, from the exons ATGGAGAGTGGTGGCAAAGCAAGGGAAGAGGAACAAGACGGAATGTCCGTACACTCTCCTTGCAAGGCTCCCCCGTCCTCTGCTTCTTCTCTCCCAAAG GTTGAATTGGAGCTTAGACTGTTAGAAGCTCTCGAAATTTATCCTCCTATTAAGCTGCAAG GCATACACCGCCACTTTGTTCTTTTTGGTTTAATGGAGTTTTTGCGGAAAAG TTTTAACAGACAGTTTTCTTCTGATGAGGTTCTACAGTTGCTGGATCGTTTCTATAACTTGGAAGTGTTG AAACCAgatgatgaggatgttgaagTCTTGAATCACGAAGAAGATTTTAGCTTGCCTCAGAATTTCTTCGTTAAGGAAGAAACATAA
- the LOC133822983 gene encoding uncharacterized protein LOC133822983 isoform X1 yields MESGGKAREEEQDGMSVHSPCKAPPSSASSLPKEQSQVELELRLLEALEIYPPIKLQGIHRHFVLFGLMEFLRKSFNRQFSSDEVLQLLDRFYNLEVLKPDDEDVEVLNHEEDFSLPQNFFVKEET; encoded by the exons ATGGAGAGTGGTGGCAAAGCAAGGGAAGAGGAACAAGACGGAATGTCCGTACACTCTCCTTGCAAGGCTCCCCCGTCCTCTGCTTCTTCTCTCCCAAAG GAGCAATCACAGGTTGAATTGGAGCTTAGACTGTTAGAAGCTCTCGAAATTTATCCTCCTATTAAGCTGCAAG GCATACACCGCCACTTTGTTCTTTTTGGTTTAATGGAGTTTTTGCGGAAAAG TTTTAACAGACAGTTTTCTTCTGATGAGGTTCTACAGTTGCTGGATCGTTTCTATAACTTGGAAGTGTTG AAACCAgatgatgaggatgttgaagTCTTGAATCACGAAGAAGATTTTAGCTTGCCTCAGAATTTCTTCGTTAAGGAAGAAACATAA
- the LOC133822983 gene encoding uncharacterized protein LOC133822983 isoform X3, which produces MESGGKAREEEQDGMSVHSPCKAPPSSASSLPKEQSQVELELRLLEALEIYPPIKLQGIHRHFVLFGLMEFLRKRQFSSDEVLQLLDRFYNLEVLKPDDEDVEVLNHEEDFSLPQNFFVKEET; this is translated from the exons ATGGAGAGTGGTGGCAAAGCAAGGGAAGAGGAACAAGACGGAATGTCCGTACACTCTCCTTGCAAGGCTCCCCCGTCCTCTGCTTCTTCTCTCCCAAAG GAGCAATCACAGGTTGAATTGGAGCTTAGACTGTTAGAAGCTCTCGAAATTTATCCTCCTATTAAGCTGCAAG GCATACACCGCCACTTTGTTCTTTTTGGTTTAATGGAGTTTTTGCGGAAAAG ACAGTTTTCTTCTGATGAGGTTCTACAGTTGCTGGATCGTTTCTATAACTTGGAAGTGTTG AAACCAgatgatgaggatgttgaagTCTTGAATCACGAAGAAGATTTTAGCTTGCCTCAGAATTTCTTCGTTAAGGAAGAAACATAA
- the LOC133822982 gene encoding cytochrome b5 produces the protein MPSLTKLFSMAEASQHNTKDDCWVVIDGKVYDLSSYLDEHPGGDDIVLAATGKDATDDFEDAGHSKTAKELMQSFFIGELDTSDIPELEIVSKNPTSEVYAKKLIDLTKQFWVVPTMVVGVSVLVGFLYMRKK, from the exons ATGCCGAGTCTTACCAAGCTCTTTTCCATGGCAGAAGCCTCCCAGCACAACACCAAAGATGACTGCTGGGTCGTTATCGATGGCAAG GTGTATGATTTGTCATCTTATTTGGATGAACACCCTGGTGGAGATGACATAGTTCTTGCTGCAACTG GAAAGGATGCAACTGACGATTTTGAAGATGCTGGGCACAGCAAAACTGCAAAGGAGCTCATGCAGAGCTTTTTCATTGGCGAGCTCGACACTTCTGATATCCCAGAACTTGAAATTGTCTCTAAGAATCCAACTAGTGAAGTTTATGCCAAGAAGCTCATAGACTTGACAAAGCAATTCTGGGTTGTCCCCACAATGGTTGTTGGAGTCTCTGTATTAGTAGGATTCTTATACATGCGCAAGAAATGA
- the LOC133822985 gene encoding 14-3-3-like protein GF14 iota produces the protein MSSAEKERETQVYLAKLAEQAERYEEMVECMKKLAKLDVELTVEERNLLSVGYKNVIGARRASWRIMSSIEQKEESKGNENNVKLIKGYRQKVEDELSKICSDILTIIDEHLIPSSASGEATVFYYKMKGDYYRYLAEFKTDQDRKEAAEQSLKGYEAASNTANSDLPSTHPIRLGLALNFSVFYYEIMNSPERACHLAKQAFDEAIAELDTLSEESYKDSTLIMQLLRDNLTLWTSDLPEDGGEENFKGEESKPADPEH, from the exons ATGTCGTCGGCCGAGAAGGAGAGAGAAACTCAGGTTTACTTGGCCAAGCTCGCCGAGCAGGCCGAGCGTTACGAAG AAATGGTGGAGTGTATGAAGAAACTTGCAAAACTTGATGTTGAATTGACCGTGGAGGAGAGAAACCTTCTTTCTGTGGGATACAAAAATGTCATAGGTGCTAGGCGGGCGTCTTGGCGCATTATGTCTTCAATTGAACAAAAGGAAGAATCTAAGGGGAATGAGAACAATGTCAAACTGATCAAGGGTTACCGCCAGAAGGTAGAGGATGAGCTTTCTAAGATTTGCAGTGACATTTTGACTATCATAGATGAGCATTTGATCCCCTCTTCTGCCTCTGGAGAAGCCACTGTATTCTACTACAAGAT GAAAGGTGACTATTATCGCTATCTTGCGGAGTTCAAGACTGACCAGGACCGGAAAGAGGCAGCTGAGCAATCATTGAAGGGATATGAG GCTGCATCGAATACTGCAAATTCAGATCTCCCATCAACCCACCCGATCCGTCTTGGTCTGGCTCTCAATTTTTCTGTTTTCTACTATGAGATTATGAATTCACCCGAGAG GGCCTGCCATTTGGCTAAACAAGCATTTGATGAGGCAATTGCAGAGTTGGATACTTTGAGTGAAGAATCATACAAAGACAGCACCCTCATCATGCAGTTGCTGAGAGATAACCTTACTCTTTGGACCTCTGATTTACCTGAAGATGGAG gtgaagaaaactttaaagGTGAAGAATCCAAACCCGCCGATCCTGAG CATTGA